A window of Cellulomonas fimi contains these coding sequences:
- a CDS encoding helix-turn-helix transcriptional regulator, with product MSRRTAAARTLGSGSRVDLLHLLQSGGPQTVGELADRTGLHENTAREHLQRLVLDGFVHREPEVRTTRGRPRIVYRAVTSQDVRTDPVAARRLEDAIAGAALSRVLLAGYGKPVASVPETARAAGRELAARAVTAVHPPAPRTSPDAPPEQRQLDALSAHLDRLGFDPDLEDDPLRFHLWRCPFLDLARERPDVVCSVHLGLAQGVLDAVGGPVEAAELHPFVEPHHCVLNLRSATSSC from the coding sequence ATGTCCCGACGCACCGCAGCGGCCCGCACGCTGGGCTCGGGCAGCCGCGTCGACCTGCTGCACCTGCTGCAGAGCGGCGGCCCGCAGACGGTCGGCGAGCTCGCCGACCGCACCGGCCTGCACGAGAACACCGCACGCGAGCACCTGCAGCGCCTGGTCCTCGACGGGTTCGTGCACCGCGAGCCCGAGGTGCGCACGACGCGCGGCCGGCCGCGGATCGTCTACCGGGCCGTGACCTCGCAGGACGTGCGGACCGACCCGGTCGCCGCCCGCCGGCTGGAGGACGCGATCGCGGGCGCCGCGCTCAGCCGCGTGCTGCTCGCCGGGTACGGCAAGCCCGTCGCGTCGGTGCCCGAGACCGCCCGCGCCGCGGGCCGCGAGCTCGCGGCCCGCGCGGTCACCGCGGTGCACCCGCCGGCGCCGCGCACGTCGCCCGACGCGCCGCCCGAGCAGCGCCAGCTCGACGCACTGTCCGCGCACCTCGACCGGCTCGGCTTCGACCCCGACCTGGAGGACGACCCGCTGCGGTTCCACCTGTGGCGGTGCCCGTTCCTCGACCTCGCCCGCGAGCGCCCGGACGTCGTGTGCAGCGTGCACCTGGGCCTCGCGCAGGGCGTGCTCGACGCCGTCGGCGGCCCCGTCGAGGCGGCGGAGCTCCACCCGTTCGTCGAGCCCCACCACTGCGTCCTCAACCTCCGGTCGGCGACCTCCTCCTGCTGA
- a CDS encoding OmpA family protein has translation MSALHLAVAAGLALPLAVVPAGYTDRSDAPEPSAATIEKSIDRYSTDGSVEAVEPPQQDGTTTVLTIGSDVLFAFGSADLDAAALAAVEAQAAQVPQGAQVSVVGHTDSRGGDAINLPLSSARAEAVAAVLRTSRPDLVLAVGGAGSSEPLASEYAGGAPDPEAMARNRRVEIRWATA, from the coding sequence GTGAGCGCCCTGCACCTCGCCGTCGCGGCCGGTCTGGCGCTCCCGCTGGCCGTCGTCCCCGCGGGCTACACGGACCGCTCGGACGCCCCCGAGCCGTCGGCGGCGACGATCGAGAAGTCGATCGACCGCTACTCGACCGACGGGTCCGTCGAGGCCGTCGAGCCGCCGCAGCAGGACGGCACCACGACCGTGCTGACGATCGGCTCGGACGTGCTGTTCGCGTTCGGCAGCGCCGACCTCGACGCCGCCGCGCTCGCCGCGGTCGAGGCCCAGGCCGCGCAGGTGCCGCAGGGCGCGCAGGTGTCGGTGGTCGGCCACACGGACTCGCGCGGCGGCGACGCGATCAACCTGCCGCTGTCGAGCGCCCGCGCGGAGGCCGTCGCGGCGGTCCTGCGGACGTCGCGGCCCGACCTCGTGCTCGCGGTCGGCGGCGCGGGGTCGAGCGAGCCGCTCGCGTCGGAGTACGCCGGCGGAGCGCCCGACCCGGAGGCGATGGCCCGCAACCGGCGCGTCGAGATCCGGTGGGCGACGGCCTGA
- a CDS encoding amidohydrolase, whose amino-acid sequence MASTTPSPSPAHRPDRTVAITGGYVVPVSGPPVEGGTVLVVDGRIAAVGADVEVPEGTRTIDATGRWVLPGFVDGHAHVGLHEEGEGAAGNDTNEMVTPNTAGVRAVDAVNIEDEGFRDALVGGITSVVVKPGSGNPIGGQSVAMKTWGGRTVDEQVISASVSVNSALGENPKRVYGERKQLPSTRLGTALVIREAFTKARHYAAARAAAATKGEPFAADLAMETLARVLDGELVWDQHTHRHDDIATALRLADEFGYRLVVNHGTEAHKIADVLAERDVPVIFGPMLTSRSKVELRDRAIENLAAIAAAGVRVAITTDHPVVPIHFLVHQATLAVKEGLPRQTALEALTTNPASFFGLDGRVGALEPGRDGDVVVWSGDPLDVHARAEHVLIDGRTVYTWDDAAHRGRVVERAERFSH is encoded by the coding sequence ATGGCCTCCACGACCCCGTCGCCGTCCCCTGCGCACCGTCCGGACCGCACCGTCGCGATCACCGGCGGGTACGTCGTCCCGGTGTCCGGTCCGCCGGTCGAGGGCGGCACGGTGCTCGTGGTCGACGGCCGGATCGCGGCGGTCGGTGCGGACGTCGAGGTGCCCGAGGGCACGCGCACGATCGACGCGACCGGGCGCTGGGTCCTGCCCGGGTTCGTCGACGGGCACGCGCACGTCGGCCTGCACGAGGAGGGCGAGGGCGCCGCCGGGAACGACACCAACGAGATGGTCACGCCCAACACCGCGGGCGTGCGCGCGGTCGACGCGGTCAACATCGAGGACGAGGGCTTCCGCGACGCGCTCGTCGGCGGCATCACGTCGGTCGTCGTGAAGCCCGGCTCGGGCAACCCGATCGGCGGCCAGTCGGTCGCGATGAAGACGTGGGGCGGCCGCACGGTCGACGAGCAGGTGATCTCGGCGTCGGTGAGCGTGAATTCGGCGCTCGGCGAGAACCCGAAGCGCGTGTACGGCGAGCGCAAGCAGCTCCCGTCGACGCGGCTCGGCACGGCGCTGGTCATCCGGGAGGCGTTCACGAAGGCCCGGCACTACGCGGCCGCGCGGGCCGCGGCGGCGACCAAGGGCGAGCCGTTCGCCGCCGACCTCGCGATGGAGACGCTGGCGCGCGTGCTCGACGGCGAGCTCGTCTGGGACCAGCACACGCACCGGCACGACGACATCGCCACCGCGCTGCGCCTCGCGGACGAGTTCGGCTACCGCCTGGTCGTGAACCACGGCACCGAGGCGCACAAGATCGCCGACGTGCTCGCGGAGCGTGACGTGCCGGTGATCTTCGGCCCCATGCTCACGAGCCGGTCCAAGGTCGAGCTGCGGGACCGCGCGATCGAGAACCTCGCGGCCATCGCGGCGGCCGGCGTGCGGGTCGCCATCACGACCGACCATCCCGTCGTGCCGATCCACTTCCTCGTGCACCAGGCGACGCTCGCCGTGAAGGAGGGCCTGCCGCGCCAGACCGCGCTCGAGGCGCTCACGACGAACCCGGCGTCGTTCTTCGGGCTGGACGGTCGCGTCGGTGCGCTCGAGCCCGGCCGCGACGGCGACGTCGTCGTGTGGTCGGGTGACCCGCTCGACGTGCACGCGCGGGCCGAGCACGTGCTCATCGACGGCCGCACCGTCTACACCTGGGACGACGCCGCCCACCGGGGACGCGTCGTCGAGCGCGCGGAGCGCTTCTCGCACTGA
- a CDS encoding LLM class flavin-dependent oxidoreductase, producing the protein MELGLYTFGDIHPDPVSGATTSPAQRLREILERIRLAEDVGLDYVGIGEHHRPDYAISSPATVIAAALAQTSRITVGSAVTVLSTEDPVRVHQQFSTMDLYSGGRVELLAGRGSFIESYPLFGASLDDYDALFDEKIGLLLRLDEAERTTWSGRFRAPLDDALVLPRPLDKPGLGPHLRIAIATGGNPRSSARAGMLGLPVSYAIIGGQPASFAPLVDLYRESYAASTRPGRPEQPFVSVAGMGFVADDPRAARDFFYPYWHDSLRRIASERGFAQPNRIAFESQAARGGAYVVGHPGEVAERIVALHGVLHHDRQAFQMDLSGVPHAESMHAIELLGTRVAPLVRDAVG; encoded by the coding sequence ATGGAGCTCGGCCTCTACACCTTCGGCGACATTCACCCGGATCCCGTCTCCGGCGCGACGACCTCTCCCGCTCAACGGCTGCGCGAGATCCTCGAGCGCATCCGCCTCGCCGAGGACGTCGGCCTCGACTACGTCGGCATCGGGGAGCACCACCGGCCCGACTACGCGATCTCCTCCCCCGCGACCGTGATCGCCGCGGCGCTCGCGCAGACGTCGCGCATCACCGTCGGCTCCGCCGTCACCGTGCTGTCCACCGAGGACCCCGTCCGCGTGCACCAGCAGTTCTCGACCATGGACCTCTACTCCGGCGGCCGCGTCGAGCTGCTCGCCGGACGCGGCTCCTTCATCGAGTCCTACCCGCTGTTCGGTGCGTCCCTCGACGACTACGACGCGCTCTTCGACGAGAAGATCGGCCTGCTGCTGCGCCTCGACGAGGCCGAGCGCACGACGTGGTCGGGCCGGTTCCGCGCGCCGCTCGACGACGCGCTCGTCCTCCCCCGCCCGCTCGACAAGCCGGGCCTCGGCCCCCACCTGCGCATCGCGATCGCCACCGGCGGCAACCCCCGCTCGTCGGCACGCGCGGGCATGCTCGGCCTGCCCGTCTCCTACGCGATCATCGGCGGGCAGCCCGCGTCGTTCGCGCCGCTCGTCGACCTCTACCGCGAGTCGTACGCAGCCTCGACGCGGCCCGGCCGCCCCGAGCAGCCGTTCGTGTCCGTCGCCGGCATGGGCTTCGTCGCCGACGACCCGCGCGCCGCGCGGGACTTCTTCTACCCATACTGGCACGACTCCCTCCGTCGGATCGCGTCCGAGCGCGGGTTCGCGCAGCCCAACCGGATCGCGTTCGAGTCGCAAGCCGCGCGCGGCGGCGCGTACGTCGTCGGGCACCCCGGGGAGGTCGCCGAGCGGATCGTCGCGCTGCACGGCGTGCTGCACCACGACCGGCAGGCGTTCCAGATGGACCTGTCCGGCGTCCCGCACGCCGAGTCGATGCACGCGATCGAGCTGCTCGGCACGCGCGTCGCGCCCTTGGTGCGGGACGCGGTCGGCTGA
- a CDS encoding MFS transporter — translation MAATTALAPDLANWNPEDESTWDKKLAWRTLWITTYNLTLAFCVWYLVSAIAPRLNVIGYDLSKEQLYWLVAIPGLAGGLFRMAYTFLPPMLGTRTLVGGTATLMLLPMAGWTMAVRDPSTPYAMLLLLAVAAGIGGGAFAGFMPSTSYFFPKRMAGTALGLQAGLGNFGVSLIQFLVPWVIGFGLLGTAALTPQQKAEGGQMWLHNAGLVLVPWVLLGIGLAALYLKRVPVTANIREQLDIFRDKHTWFMTAIYVMTFGAFSGFAAQLGLLTLNLFGGFEHAPDPLKFAFLGPLLGSITRAAWGPLCDRFGGAVWTLVSGIGMTVSTVFTLFFLRPTDTASFGWFLAGMLLIFTFAGIGNAGTFKQMPMIFDRRRAGGVIGFTSACAAFGPFLVGMALSAWSPTAFFVGCAVYFAACTVLTWVQYARPGAPRPS, via the coding sequence ATGGCGGCAACGACGGCGCTCGCGCCCGACCTGGCGAACTGGAACCCCGAGGACGAGTCCACGTGGGACAAGAAGCTCGCGTGGCGCACGCTCTGGATCACGACCTACAACCTGACGCTCGCGTTCTGCGTCTGGTACCTCGTGAGCGCGATCGCGCCCCGGCTCAACGTCATCGGGTACGACCTGTCGAAGGAGCAGCTGTACTGGCTGGTCGCGATCCCGGGGCTCGCGGGCGGGCTGTTCCGCATGGCGTACACGTTCCTGCCGCCGATGCTGGGGACGCGCACGCTGGTCGGTGGCACCGCGACGCTCATGCTGCTGCCGATGGCCGGCTGGACGATGGCGGTCCGCGACCCGTCCACCCCGTACGCCATGCTGCTGCTGCTCGCGGTCGCGGCGGGCATCGGCGGTGGGGCGTTCGCGGGGTTCATGCCCTCGACGAGCTACTTCTTCCCGAAGCGGATGGCGGGCACGGCGCTCGGCCTGCAGGCGGGCCTCGGCAACTTCGGCGTGAGCCTCATCCAGTTCCTCGTGCCGTGGGTCATCGGCTTCGGGCTGCTGGGCACGGCGGCGCTGACGCCGCAGCAGAAGGCCGAGGGCGGCCAGATGTGGCTGCACAACGCGGGCCTGGTGCTCGTGCCGTGGGTGCTGCTGGGCATCGGGCTCGCCGCGCTCTACCTCAAGCGCGTGCCGGTCACGGCGAACATCCGTGAGCAGCTCGACATCTTCCGCGACAAGCACACGTGGTTCATGACGGCGATCTACGTCATGACGTTCGGCGCGTTCTCCGGGTTCGCCGCGCAGCTCGGCCTGCTGACGCTCAACCTGTTCGGCGGGTTCGAGCACGCGCCCGACCCGCTGAAGTTCGCGTTCCTCGGCCCGCTCCTCGGCTCGATCACGCGCGCCGCGTGGGGTCCGCTGTGCGACCGGTTCGGCGGCGCCGTGTGGACGCTCGTGTCGGGCATCGGCATGACCGTGAGCACCGTCTTCACGCTGTTCTTCCTGCGCCCGACGGACACGGCCTCGTTCGGCTGGTTCCTCGCGGGGATGCTGCTGATCTTCACGTTCGCGGGCATCGGCAACGCGGGCACGTTCAAGCAGATGCCGATGATCTTCGACCGCCGGCGTGCGGGCGGTGTCATCGGGTTCACGTCCGCGTGCGCGGCGTTCGGCCCGTTCCTCGTCGGCATGGCGCTGTCCGCGTGGTCGCCGACCGCGTTCTTCGTCGGCTGCGCCGTCTACTTCGCGGCCTGCACCGTCCTGACCTGGGTGCAGTACGCGCGTCCCGGCGCCCCGCGCCCCAGCTGA
- a CDS encoding multicopper oxidase domain-containing protein, protein MTRASWHLRANALVGAWLVTAVVATLVHRNVPAAPWLMVHLLLLGAVSTAILVWSQHFADTLLRRPAPGGRRGHTARLAAHTLGAVLVVAGLLASVWALVVAGGVLVAAGAVAHVVVLARQGRGALPSRFGPMVRYYVAASALLPVGVTLGVLMARGDLADEAHGRAYVAHVALNLLGWVGLTVLGTLVVLWPTVLHARIDERAEKAAPRALPVVLAGIAVLGAGSATGRRPLVGVGCLVVVAGVAVIARSMVDQARTAAPRTYAAWTVGAAVLWLVGCTLAYGAIVATAPSWAAAVDDVKVLVAPFAVGFAAQVLVGSLSYLLSVVLGGGPSTARATAAELDRGALVRLVLVNGGLLVYVAPVPAAVRVVCSFVVLGALVTFLVLAVRAALVTRRATPPAPVPRSAVGAAPVVEPRRHRSGAAAVGVGVLALVVAVGVALDPPAAGIGLVSAAGADGVAPTGRTTTVQVEARDMRFSPDRIEVPAGDRLVIELVNTDDDVHDLTLATGATTGRIGPGEQATLDVGVVGRSVDAWCAVAGHRYMGMTLDIVAVGGTVTADGTTGGDEAGGAHAGHAGHVPTDAATGPSAAEDLDLMAAPADGFVARDAAAPPSEPAGRTHRRTITVREVEREVAPGVTQTLWTFDGTAPGPVLRGQVGDRFEITLVNDGSIGHSIDFHAGELVPDDTMRTIPPGESLTFSFTATRSGIWMYHCSTMPMSLHIANGMFGAVVIDPPGLPPVDHEYVVVQSELYLGPQGGVADPARIATRVPDLVVLNGYAHQYRDRPLEVTEGERLRFWVLDAGPNLSSAFHVVGAQFDTVYREGDWVLRDGGSTGTGGAQVLSLAPAEGGFVELTIPQPGTYPFVSHAMSDAEAGASGRLVVTAP, encoded by the coding sequence GTGACCCGCGCGTCGTGGCACCTGCGGGCCAACGCGCTCGTCGGCGCGTGGCTCGTCACGGCGGTCGTCGCGACGCTCGTGCACCGCAACGTCCCCGCGGCGCCGTGGCTCATGGTGCACCTGCTGCTGCTCGGCGCGGTGAGCACGGCGATCCTCGTGTGGAGCCAGCACTTCGCCGACACGCTGCTGCGCCGCCCCGCCCCGGGCGGCCGCCGCGGCCACACCGCCCGCCTGGCGGCGCACACGCTCGGCGCGGTGCTCGTCGTCGCGGGGCTGCTCGCGTCCGTCTGGGCGCTGGTCGTCGCGGGCGGCGTGCTGGTCGCGGCCGGCGCGGTCGCGCACGTCGTCGTCCTCGCGCGGCAGGGTCGCGGCGCGCTGCCCTCGCGGTTCGGGCCGATGGTCCGGTACTACGTCGCGGCGAGCGCGCTGCTCCCGGTCGGCGTCACGCTGGGCGTGCTCATGGCGCGCGGCGACCTGGCCGACGAGGCGCACGGTCGCGCGTACGTCGCGCACGTCGCGCTCAACCTGCTGGGCTGGGTCGGCCTGACGGTGCTCGGCACGCTCGTCGTGCTGTGGCCGACCGTGCTGCACGCCCGGATCGACGAGCGTGCGGAGAAGGCTGCGCCGCGCGCGCTGCCCGTCGTGCTCGCCGGGATCGCGGTGCTCGGCGCCGGGTCGGCGACCGGGCGGCGCCCGCTCGTCGGCGTCGGCTGCCTGGTCGTCGTCGCGGGCGTCGCCGTCATCGCGCGGTCCATGGTGGACCAGGCACGTACGGCGGCGCCCCGCACGTACGCGGCGTGGACCGTCGGGGCCGCGGTGCTCTGGCTCGTGGGCTGCACGCTCGCGTACGGCGCGATCGTCGCGACCGCGCCGTCGTGGGCCGCCGCGGTCGACGACGTGAAGGTGCTCGTCGCACCCTTCGCGGTCGGGTTCGCGGCGCAGGTGCTCGTCGGGTCGCTGTCGTACCTGCTGTCCGTCGTCCTGGGCGGCGGCCCGTCGACGGCCCGCGCGACCGCGGCCGAGCTCGACCGCGGTGCGCTCGTCCGGCTCGTCCTCGTCAACGGCGGGCTGCTCGTCTACGTCGCCCCCGTGCCCGCGGCCGTCCGGGTCGTGTGCTCGTTCGTCGTGCTCGGCGCGCTCGTGACCTTCCTCGTCCTCGCGGTCCGCGCCGCGCTCGTCACACGCCGCGCCACGCCGCCCGCGCCCGTGCCGCGGTCCGCCGTCGGTGCCGCGCCGGTCGTCGAGCCGCGCCGGCACCGCTCGGGTGCGGCCGCGGTCGGCGTCGGGGTGCTCGCGCTCGTCGTCGCGGTCGGCGTCGCCCTCGACCCGCCCGCCGCCGGGATCGGCCTCGTGTCCGCCGCCGGCGCGGACGGCGTCGCGCCCACGGGCCGCACGACCACCGTCCAGGTCGAGGCGCGCGACATGCGCTTCTCGCCCGACCGCATCGAGGTGCCCGCGGGCGACCGGCTCGTGATCGAGCTCGTCAACACCGACGACGACGTGCACGACCTCACGCTCGCGACGGGCGCGACGACGGGCCGGATCGGCCCCGGGGAGCAGGCGACGCTCGACGTCGGCGTGGTCGGCCGCTCGGTCGACGCGTGGTGCGCGGTCGCCGGGCACCGCTACATGGGGATGACGCTCGACATCGTCGCCGTCGGCGGGACGGTCACGGCGGACGGCACGACGGGCGGCGACGAGGCGGGCGGCGCGCACGCGGGCCACGCGGGTCACGTCCCGACGGACGCCGCCACCGGCCCGTCCGCAGCCGAGGACCTCGACCTCATGGCCGCCCCCGCCGACGGCTTCGTCGCGCGCGACGCGGCCGCACCGCCGTCCGAGCCCGCGGGCCGCACGCACCGCCGCACGATCACGGTCCGCGAGGTCGAGCGTGAGGTCGCGCCCGGCGTCACGCAGACGCTCTGGACGTTCGACGGCACGGCACCCGGTCCGGTGCTGCGCGGCCAGGTCGGCGACCGGTTCGAGATCACGCTCGTCAACGACGGCTCGATCGGGCACTCGATCGACTTCCACGCGGGCGAGCTCGTCCCCGACGACACGATGCGCACGATCCCGCCGGGGGAGTCGCTCACGTTCTCGTTCACGGCCACACGCAGCGGCATCTGGATGTACCACTGCTCGACGATGCCGATGAGCCTGCACATCGCCAACGGGATGTTCGGGGCCGTCGTGATCGATCCGCCGGGGCTGCCGCCGGTCGACCACGAGTACGTCGTCGTGCAGTCGGAGCTCTACCTCGGGCCGCAGGGCGGTGTCGCGGACCCGGCGCGCATCGCGACGCGCGTGCCCGACCTCGTCGTGCTCAACGGCTACGCGCACCAGTACCGCGACCGCCCGCTGGAGGTGACCGAGGGCGAGCGTCTGCGGTTCTGGGTGCTCGACGCGGGACCGAACCTGTCGTCGGCGTTCCACGTGGTCGGGGCGCAGTTCGACACGGTGTACCGCGAGGGTGACTGGGTGCTGCGCGACGGCGGCTCGACGGGCACGGGCGGCGCCCAGGTGCTGTCGCTCGCCCCCGCCGAGGGCGGCTTCGTCGAGCTGACGATCCCGCAGCCCGGCACCTACCCGTTCGTGTCGCACGCGATGAGCGACGCCGAGGCCGGCGCGTCCGGCCGGCTCGTCGTCACCGCTCCCTGA
- the pgi gene encoding glucose-6-phosphate isomerase, whose translation MSSHPIDATSTSAWQDLSAHEAELHADLRGWFAADPARAERLSFPLADLHVDLSKNLVTDETLALLVRLADEVGLSDRLQAQLRGDHINVTEDRAVLHTALRRPAGASPALVVDGQDVDADVQAELTKMYAFADRVRSGAWTGVTGERVRTVVNIGIGGSDLGPVMAYEALKPYVQDGLEVRFVSNIDPTDLAEKVKGLDPRTTLFIVASKTFGTLETLTNARLARDWLWRELGTEDTDEARNAAVAQHFVAVSTALDKVAAFGIDPANAFGFWDWVGGRYSVDSVIGTSLAIAIGPDAFRDFLAGFHAVDTHVATTPFAQNVPVLMGLLNVWYVNFLGAHTHAVLPYAQYLHRFPAYLQQLTMESNGKSVRWDGTPVSTQTGEVFWGEPGTNGQHAFYQLIHQGTRLIPSDFIAVANPAHPLKDGETDVHGLFLANFFAQTKALAFGKTADEVRAEGTAEDIVPARVFSGNRPTTSILAPSLTPSVLGQLIALYEHITFVQGVVWGIDSFDQWGVELGKKLALEIAPAVEGDASALDAQDPSTKALIAKYLELRG comes from the coding sequence GTGTCCTCGCACCCCATCGACGCCACCAGCACGAGCGCGTGGCAGGACCTGTCCGCGCACGAGGCCGAGCTGCACGCCGACCTGCGCGGCTGGTTCGCCGCGGACCCGGCGCGTGCTGAGCGCCTGTCGTTCCCGCTCGCCGACCTGCACGTCGACCTGTCGAAGAACCTCGTCACGGACGAGACGCTCGCGCTGCTCGTGCGGCTCGCCGACGAGGTCGGCCTGAGCGACCGGCTCCAGGCGCAGCTGCGCGGCGACCACATCAACGTCACCGAGGACCGTGCGGTGCTGCACACCGCGCTGCGCCGGCCCGCGGGGGCGTCGCCCGCGCTGGTCGTCGACGGCCAGGACGTCGACGCGGACGTGCAGGCGGAGCTCACGAAGATGTACGCCTTCGCGGACCGCGTCCGTTCCGGCGCGTGGACCGGGGTGACCGGCGAGCGGGTGCGCACGGTCGTCAACATCGGCATCGGCGGCTCCGACCTCGGGCCCGTCATGGCGTACGAGGCGCTCAAGCCGTACGTGCAGGACGGCCTCGAGGTGCGGTTCGTGTCGAACATCGACCCGACGGACCTGGCGGAGAAGGTCAAGGGCCTCGACCCCCGCACGACGCTGTTCATCGTCGCGTCGAAGACGTTCGGGACCCTCGAGACGCTGACCAACGCGCGCCTCGCGCGCGACTGGCTGTGGCGCGAGCTCGGCACGGAGGACACCGACGAGGCCCGCAACGCCGCCGTCGCGCAGCACTTCGTCGCGGTGTCCACGGCGCTCGACAAGGTCGCGGCGTTCGGCATCGACCCCGCCAACGCGTTCGGCTTCTGGGACTGGGTCGGCGGCCGGTACTCGGTCGACTCGGTGATCGGCACGTCGCTCGCGATCGCGATCGGCCCCGACGCGTTCCGGGACTTCCTCGCGGGCTTCCACGCGGTCGACACCCACGTCGCCACGACGCCGTTCGCGCAGAACGTGCCCGTCCTCATGGGCCTGCTCAACGTCTGGTACGTCAACTTCCTCGGCGCGCACACGCACGCCGTCCTCCCCTACGCGCAGTACCTGCACCGCTTCCCGGCGTACCTGCAGCAGCTGACGATGGAGTCGAACGGCAAGTCGGTCCGCTGGGACGGCACGCCCGTCTCGACGCAGACCGGCGAGGTGTTCTGGGGCGAGCCCGGCACGAACGGCCAGCACGCGTTCTACCAGCTCATCCACCAGGGCACGCGGCTGATCCCGTCGGACTTCATCGCGGTCGCCAACCCGGCGCACCCGCTGAAGGACGGCGAGACCGACGTGCACGGGCTGTTCCTCGCGAACTTCTTCGCGCAGACGAAGGCGCTCGCGTTCGGCAAGACCGCCGACGAGGTGCGCGCCGAGGGCACCGCCGAGGACATCGTCCCCGCGCGCGTGTTCTCCGGGAACCGGCCGACGACGTCGATCCTCGCGCCGTCGCTCACGCCGTCGGTGCTGGGCCAGCTCATCGCGCTCTACGAGCACATCACGTTCGTGCAGGGCGTGGTGTGGGGCATCGACTCGTTCGACCAGTGGGGCGTCGAGCTCGGCAAGAAGCTCGCGCTCGAGATCGCGCCCGCGGTCGAGGGTGACGCGTCCGCGCTCGACGCGCAGGACCCGTCGACGAAGGCGCTCATCGCGAAGTACCTCGAGCTGCGAGGCTGA
- a CDS encoding pectate lyase has translation MTSRPTTRRARQAVALAVAGVLATATALAVAPAASAATPDGSATYVLVSRKSGKVVDVQGASTSDGAAAVTANRTDATSQQWQFVSVGSGWYELHNRASGKVLAVASASTSDGAALVQATDQSSWSQQFSLVDQSDYVRLVNRNSGKVVSIAGASTSAGAPIVQLTDGKSYHQQWQLVKVGSGSTPTATSTPKPTATATSTPKPTATATSTPKPTTTSNPGSFPSWPTAKGEKKVSSTISVSGTLDGGLVRYYGISSGGQSESQPPMFLLSDGAVLKNVILGSGAGDGVHCTGTCTLENVWWEDVEEDAATLKGSSSSQVMTVNGGGARSASDKVFQHNGPGKFVIKNFQVSDFGKLYRSCGNCSKQYARTVVVDNVQVTAPGKSLVGINSNLGDKATLTNVTIVNDSSKKIAICEEYKGVTSGEPSKIGSGPSAACGYSTSSITYR, from the coding sequence ATGACATCCCGCCCGACCACGCGCCGCGCCCGCCAGGCCGTCGCGCTCGCCGTCGCCGGCGTGCTCGCCACCGCGACCGCCTTGGCCGTCGCCCCCGCCGCGTCCGCGGCGACGCCCGACGGCAGCGCGACGTACGTGCTCGTCAGCCGCAAGAGCGGCAAGGTCGTCGACGTGCAGGGCGCGTCGACGTCCGACGGCGCCGCGGCCGTGACCGCGAACCGCACGGACGCGACCTCGCAGCAGTGGCAGTTCGTCTCCGTCGGCAGCGGCTGGTACGAGCTGCACAACCGCGCGTCCGGCAAGGTGCTCGCCGTCGCGTCGGCCAGCACCTCCGACGGCGCCGCGCTCGTGCAGGCGACCGACCAGAGCAGCTGGTCCCAGCAGTTCTCGCTCGTCGACCAGAGCGACTACGTGCGCCTCGTCAACCGGAACTCCGGGAAGGTGGTCTCGATCGCGGGCGCCTCGACGTCCGCGGGCGCCCCGATCGTCCAGCTCACGGACGGCAAGTCGTACCACCAGCAGTGGCAGCTCGTGAAGGTCGGCTCGGGCAGCACGCCGACCGCCACGTCCACGCCGAAGCCGACCGCCACCGCCACGTCGACCCCGAAGCCGACGGCGACCGCGACGTCGACGCCGAAGCCGACGACCACCTCGAACCCCGGCTCGTTCCCGTCGTGGCCGACCGCGAAGGGCGAGAAGAAGGTCTCGTCGACCATCTCCGTGAGCGGCACGCTCGACGGCGGCCTGGTCCGCTACTACGGCATCTCGTCCGGCGGGCAGAGCGAGTCGCAGCCGCCGATGTTCCTGCTCTCCGACGGCGCCGTCCTCAAGAACGTCATCCTCGGCTCGGGTGCGGGCGACGGCGTGCACTGCACCGGCACGTGCACGCTCGAGAACGTGTGGTGGGAGGACGTCGAGGAGGACGCCGCGACGCTCAAGGGCTCGTCGTCGTCGCAGGTCATGACGGTGAACGGCGGCGGCGCGCGCTCGGCGTCGGACAAGGTGTTCCAGCACAACGGGCCGGGGAAGTTCGTCATCAAGAACTTCCAGGTGTCCGACTTCGGCAAGCTCTACCGGTCGTGCGGCAACTGCTCCAAGCAGTACGCCCGCACGGTCGTCGTCGACAACGTGCAGGTCACCGCGCCGGGCAAGTCGCTCGTCGGGATCAACTCCAACCTCGGCGACAAGGCGACGCTCACGAACGTGACGATCGTCAACGACTCGTCGAAGAAGATCGCGATCTGCGAGGAGTACAAGGGCGTGACCTCGGGCGAGCCGTCCAAGATCGGCTCCGGCCCGTCCGCGGCCTGCGGCTACTCGACCTCGTCGATCACCTACCGCTGA